One window from the genome of Candidatus Chlorohelix allophototropha encodes:
- the ahcY gene encoding adenosylhomocysteinase, whose translation MTQVNNYDVKDMTLAGKGRDRIAWAALEMPVLKQVRDRFEKEQPLAGQRLGCCLHITTETANLLITLKAGGASVVACASNPLSTQDDVAAALVEYGIPVYAIKGEDNETYYRHLDAVLDSHPTQTMDDGCDLVSRLHQDRPSQIADIIGGTEETTTGVIRLKAMEKDGALRFPIVAVNEADTKHMFDNRYGTGQSTLDGLLRATNVLLAGKNFVVAGYGWCGRGLASRARGMGAQVIVTEIDPIRALEAVMDGFRVMTMEQAAPIADIIITVTGNLNVVDRQLRKIKDGCLIGNSGHFNDEINIGFLDELSETRRVVREFVEEFKFFDGRKVYLLADGRLLNLAAAEGHPASVMDMSFANQALAAEWVFKKLGTLENKVYVVPREIDENIAALKLKAMGVDIDVLTDAQQAYLSSWQSGT comes from the coding sequence ATGACGCAAGTCAACAATTACGATGTTAAAGATATGACCCTTGCCGGAAAAGGGCGCGACCGTATAGCTTGGGCTGCTCTTGAAATGCCCGTTTTGAAGCAGGTTAGAGACCGCTTTGAAAAAGAACAACCGCTGGCAGGACAAAGACTCGGTTGCTGTCTTCATATTACGACTGAAACCGCCAACCTGTTAATTACTTTGAAAGCGGGCGGCGCTTCGGTGGTAGCCTGTGCTTCCAATCCGCTCAGCACCCAAGATGATGTTGCGGCTGCGTTGGTGGAATACGGTATTCCGGTTTATGCTATCAAGGGCGAAGATAACGAAACTTATTACCGCCATCTGGATGCAGTGCTGGATAGCCATCCCACCCAAACTATGGATGACGGTTGCGACCTTGTTTCTCGCTTGCATCAGGATCGCCCTTCCCAAATTGCCGATATTATCGGCGGCACTGAAGAAACAACCACCGGCGTTATTCGCTTGAAGGCAATGGAGAAGGACGGCGCATTGCGCTTCCCTATCGTGGCGGTTAATGAAGCGGACACCAAGCATATGTTCGACAATCGCTATGGTACCGGACAAAGCACCCTTGACGGGTTGCTGCGTGCTACCAATGTTTTGTTGGCAGGCAAGAATTTTGTAGTGGCTGGCTACGGTTGGTGTGGTCGTGGTTTGGCTTCACGCGCTAGAGGGATGGGAGCGCAGGTTATTGTAACCGAGATTGACCCTATCCGTGCGCTTGAAGCGGTAATGGACGGCTTCCGGGTTATGACAATGGAACAGGCTGCCCCTATTGCCGATATTATCATCACCGTTACCGGAAACCTGAACGTAGTTGACCGCCAATTGCGGAAGATTAAAGATGGCTGCCTTATTGGCAATAGCGGTCACTTTAATGATGAAATCAATATTGGATTTCTGGATGAGCTATCCGAAACCCGCCGCGTAGTACGCGAATTTGTAGAAGAGTTCAAATTCTTTGACGGACGAAAGGTGTACTTGCTGGCAGACGGACGGTTGCTAAATCTTGCAGCGGCAGAAGGACATCCCGCCAGCGTAATGGACATGAGCTTTGCTAACCAAGCGCTTGCCGCTGAATGGGTGTTCAAAAAACTTGGCACGTTGGAGAACAAAGTATATGTAGTTCCACGCGAAATTGATGAAAATATTGCCGCCCTTAAATTAAAAGCTATGGGTGTGGATATAGATGTTCTTACTGACGCGCAACAGGCTTATCTTTCCAGTTGGCAGAGTGGCACTTAA
- the metK gene encoding methionine adenosyltransferase, producing MSSPQFFLTSESVTEGHPDKMCDQISDAVLDAIFEQDPLARVACETSTTTGLILVAGEITTSAYVNIDQIARNAVLDIGYNSSEMGFDGNSCGIIVSIKEQSSDIAMGVDKALEAKRGEMTEEQIDAIGAGDQGMMIGYACNETHELMPLSIALAHRITRRLAATRKSGQLGYLRPDGKSQVTVEYSYGKPKRIDAIVVSTQHSPDVSSEQIETDVIEQVIKQVVPLELLDANTRFYINPTGRFVIGGPMGDAGLTGRKIIVDTYGGIARHGGGAFSGKDPTKVDRSAAYAVRYVAKNIIAAGLADRVELQVSYAIGVARPISLMVETYGTGKVADEVILNLVNKYFDLRPAGIIKMLDLRRPIYRQTAAYGHFGRTDIDLPWERTDKAEILRQEAGLAAAVAI from the coding sequence ATGAGTTCACCCCAGTTCTTTCTTACCAGTGAGAGCGTAACTGAGGGGCATCCTGACAAGATGTGTGATCAAATTAGCGATGCGGTTTTGGACGCTATTTTCGAACAGGATCCCCTTGCCCGCGTAGCCTGTGAAACCAGCACTACCACTGGCTTAATTCTGGTGGCAGGTGAAATCACCACTTCTGCTTACGTCAATATTGATCAAATCGCACGTAATGCGGTTCTCGATATTGGTTATAACAGCAGCGAAATGGGCTTTGATGGCAATAGCTGCGGTATCATTGTGTCTATCAAAGAACAGAGCAGTGATATTGCTATGGGCGTAGATAAGGCTCTCGAAGCCAAGCGCGGCGAAATGACCGAAGAGCAAATTGATGCTATCGGTGCAGGCGATCAGGGTATGATGATTGGTTATGCTTGCAATGAAACTCATGAATTAATGCCTCTCTCCATTGCATTAGCCCATCGTATCACCCGCCGACTTGCCGCTACTCGCAAGAGTGGTCAGTTAGGCTATCTGCGCCCAGACGGCAAGAGCCAAGTAACAGTTGAATATAGCTATGGCAAGCCCAAACGTATCGATGCCATAGTTGTTAGCACCCAGCACTCGCCCGATGTTTCGAGCGAACAGATTGAAACAGACGTTATCGAGCAGGTTATTAAACAGGTTGTACCGCTCGAACTGCTGGATGCCAATACCCGCTTCTACATTAACCCCACCGGGCGGTTTGTAATCGGCGGGCCTATGGGCGATGCTGGTTTGACCGGACGCAAAATCATCGTGGATACCTACGGCGGTATTGCCCGTCACGGCGGCGGCGCGTTCAGTGGCAAAGACCCAACCAAAGTAGACCGCTCTGCTGCATACGCAGTTCGCTACGTTGCTAAGAACATCATTGCTGCCGGGTTAGCCGATCGCGTAGAGTTGCAGGTTTCTTATGCAATTGGCGTGGCGCGTCCCATCTCGTTGATGGTTGAAACCTATGGAACTGGCAAGGTTGCGGATGAGGTTATTCTTAATCTCGTTAACAAGTATTTTGACCTCCGCCCTGCCGGAATCATCAAAATGCTAGACCTTCGCCGACCTATCTACCGCCAGACTGCGGCTTACGGTCACTTCGGACGCACCGATATTGACCTTCCTTGGGAACGTACCGACAAGGCTGAGATTCTGCGGCAAGAAGCGGGTCTCGCTGCGGCAGTAGCGATCTAA
- a CDS encoding carbohydrate kinase family protein, which yields MSIIVTGSIAYDHIMDFPGYFKDHILPEKIHILNVSFLVSSLKKMHGGCAPNISYTLALLGERSSILGTVGHDFQAYRAALEEVGVDTSLVKVVHDKVTASCFITTDKSGSQITGFYPGAMEHASEVRIEDAKPEDIEICIVSPDDPRAMIEHVRECQQLKVPYVYDIGWQVIAFDGGALLDGVNGAKLVIGNDYELEILREKTGLTPEKMLETSEYVVVTKGENGSTIYSRSGIAQIPTVPAKVVRDPTGAGDAFRGGLLKGLRRGYDLDQLGRVAALAATFCVESSGTQGQKYTMTEFESRYHEHFGTPAMPLWEAEVLAK from the coding sequence ATGTCAATAATCGTAACAGGCTCTATCGCCTATGACCACATTATGGATTTTCCGGGTTATTTCAAAGATCATATTTTACCTGAGAAAATTCATATTCTTAATGTCTCTTTCCTGGTTTCATCGTTGAAAAAGATGCATGGCGGTTGCGCACCCAATATTTCGTATACGTTGGCTTTACTGGGTGAGCGTTCTAGCATTCTCGGCACGGTGGGACACGATTTTCAGGCTTATCGCGCTGCGCTTGAAGAAGTAGGGGTGGATACCAGCCTCGTCAAAGTTGTACATGATAAGGTAACTGCCTCGTGCTTTATTACAACCGACAAATCTGGAAGTCAAATAACCGGGTTTTATCCGGGCGCGATGGAACACGCCAGCGAAGTACGGATTGAAGATGCTAAACCGGAAGATATCGAAATCTGCATAGTCTCACCTGATGACCCCCGCGCAATGATAGAGCATGTGCGTGAGTGCCAGCAGTTGAAAGTTCCTTACGTCTATGATATTGGCTGGCAGGTAATCGCTTTCGATGGTGGCGCGTTGCTGGATGGGGTTAACGGCGCGAAATTGGTTATCGGTAACGACTATGAGCTAGAAATTCTGCGTGAGAAGACCGGTCTAACCCCTGAAAAAATGCTTGAAACCTCCGAATATGTGGTTGTTACTAAAGGTGAGAATGGTTCTACTATCTATAGCCGTTCTGGTATTGCTCAAATACCAACTGTTCCTGCCAAAGTAGTACGTGACCCAACCGGTGCAGGTGATGCATTTAGGGGTGGTCTCTTAAAAGGTCTCAGACGAGGATATGACCTTGACCAACTAGGTCGCGTGGCAGCATTGGCGGCAACATTCTGTGTTGAATCCAGTGGCACACAAGGTCAGAAATATACTATGACTGAGTTTGAATCTCGTTATCACGAGCATTTTGGTACTCCTGCAATGCCACTATGGGAAGCGGAAGTTCTCGCAAAATAA
- a CDS encoding class I SAM-dependent methyltransferase: MFTKIEQTRWQGSQFSSPEQPTVEVSDSWLNSEGQQRARYRFARELMRGNDVLEIGCGSGHGSVTLLKSGARSVTSVDTSPDAIESARRHYAASNLHYQLADLQKLPYSKASFDVIVAFDIIEQVTDPEKLLKEFHRVLRSGGTLIISSHNRQYFSEGYDHSLYLRRGFTPAELIEILSHRFKPPYRIYGQFEIGQLTTSGVSSYIPTITEGLNTGDMKKCSKKSFRQGHAYLSEDDFVFSEQHLEEAPILLALCHK; this comes from the coding sequence ATGTTTACAAAAATTGAGCAAACCCGCTGGCAGGGAAGCCAGTTCTCCTCCCCGGAACAACCCACTGTTGAGGTTTCGGATAGTTGGCTCAATAGTGAAGGTCAGCAACGCGCCCGTTACAGATTTGCTCGCGAATTAATGCGAGGTAATGATGTCCTTGAAATAGGGTGCGGAAGTGGTCACGGAAGTGTTACTCTTCTTAAAAGCGGAGCACGCAGCGTGACCAGCGTGGATACTTCTCCTGACGCAATCGAAAGCGCCCGCCGACATTACGCCGCTTCCAATCTACATTACCAGTTAGCCGATCTCCAGAAATTGCCTTACTCCAAAGCCAGTTTTGATGTTATAGTAGCTTTCGATATTATTGAACAAGTAACTGACCCAGAGAAGCTTCTCAAAGAATTTCATCGCGTTTTACGTAGTGGTGGCACTTTGATAATCTCCAGCCACAACCGACAATATTTTTCAGAGGGATACGACCATAGCCTGTACTTGCGACGAGGGTTTACTCCCGCTGAGTTGATCGAAATTCTATCGCATCGTTTCAAACCACCTTACCGAATTTACGGGCAGTTTGAAATAGGACAACTGACTACAAGCGGCGTTTCTTCTTATATCCCGACCATAACTGAAGGTTTAAATACTGGAGATATGAAGAAGTGTTCAAAGAAATCATTCCGGCAAGGGCATGCCTATCTTAGTGAGGATGATTTCGTCTTTAGCGAGCAGCATTTGGAAGAAGCGCCAATCTTGCTGGCTTTGTGCCATAAGTAA
- a CDS encoding metallophosphoesterase family protein gives MKIAAISDIHANLHALDAVLEDISKQNCDVLVVAGDFIDCGPFPVETIRKLRALMPVMIRGNHEGYILDNIFSDKFEHPPFRALYAPGKWAATCLTTEEKDWLASLPTRAELNYGADVNVLVVHGSPRRDNEPIYPNMPDGLLEEMFEGEVRPRRLVIAGHTHRPALIRWRGMTLVNCGSVGYPIDGDTRACYAIAEWNGEDWLVQHRRVEYNRNAALKAIKKNASLQEAGPIMRFIQYLVETGTTAGMSEFVNRYIKSGDHPTPPDDMEHLEMAVIDYLRQYYNNS, from the coding sequence ATGAAAATTGCTGCTATTTCCGATATTCACGCTAACTTGCATGCGTTGGATGCAGTGCTTGAAGATATTTCCAAGCAGAACTGTGATGTGTTGGTAGTGGCGGGAGATTTCATCGATTGCGGTCCTTTTCCAGTGGAAACAATCCGCAAGTTGCGCGCCCTCATGCCTGTGATGATTAGAGGCAATCACGAGGGCTACATATTGGACAATATTTTCAGTGATAAATTCGAACATCCTCCCTTTCGCGCGCTCTATGCACCGGGTAAATGGGCGGCAACATGTCTTACCACTGAAGAAAAAGATTGGTTAGCCAGCCTACCCACCCGTGCAGAATTAAATTACGGAGCAGATGTTAATGTGCTGGTAGTGCATGGCTCACCGCGCCGAGATAACGAACCGATATATCCGAATATGCCGGATGGATTGCTTGAAGAAATGTTTGAAGGCGAAGTGCGACCTCGCCGATTGGTAATAGCAGGTCATACGCATCGTCCTGCTCTTATACGCTGGAGAGGAATGACCCTAGTTAATTGCGGCTCGGTGGGATACCCAATTGATGGAGATACTCGCGCATGCTATGCCATAGCGGAGTGGAATGGGGAGGATTGGCTGGTACAACATAGAAGAGTGGAATATAACCGGAATGCTGCCCTGAAAGCAATCAAAAAAAATGCCAGCCTACAAGAGGCTGGTCCAATCATGCGGTTCATCCAATATCTAGTAGAGACTGGTACAACCGCCGGGATGAGCGAATTTGTAAATCGATACATCAAATCAGGTGATCACCCCACACCACCTGACGATATGGAACATCTCGAAATGGCAGTCATTGACTACCTGAGGCAATATTACAACAATTCCTAG